A portion of the Alphaproteobacteria bacterium CG11_big_fil_rev_8_21_14_0_20_39_49 genome contains these proteins:
- the murG gene encoding undecaprenyldiphospho-muramoylpentapeptide beta-N-acetylglucosaminyltransferase yields the protein MSENDKNKIVVLAAGGTGGHIFPAEALASELIEQGHKAILISDKRYKKHLLTPEKMEVRVISAASTGGGIAAKLKAVPMIFAGIRQAKIELKRIKPDVVVGFGGYPSFPTMFAANILKIKTVIHEQNCVMGKVNRFLCGKVTKIATSFREVKGISEKYYDKVVLTGNPVRPAIKALREIPYPDPDDGETIHILVTGGSQGASIFSEVVPQAVCNLPEELRHKIRIDQQCRHEDLDRVKKIYDEAGISADLATFFEDIPARISSSHLIIARAGASTVSEITVAGRPSILVPYKFATDDHQTVNAMALAKKEAAILISQDDFTQEELSKTLKSLLSNPEKLISMAKNSYSMGKTDAVEKLMDCL from the coding sequence ATGTCAGAGAACGACAAGAACAAAATAGTTGTGTTAGCCGCAGGAGGCACCGGAGGACACATATTTCCGGCAGAAGCCCTTGCATCAGAGTTAATTGAGCAGGGTCACAAAGCTATACTTATTTCCGATAAAAGATATAAAAAGCACTTGCTTACACCTGAAAAAATGGAAGTAAGAGTTATTTCTGCCGCATCAACAGGCGGCGGAATTGCTGCAAAGCTCAAGGCAGTGCCTATGATTTTTGCAGGCATAAGGCAGGCAAAGATTGAACTGAAAAGAATAAAGCCCGATGTAGTTGTAGGGTTTGGCGGATATCCTTCTTTTCCTACGATGTTTGCGGCTAATATACTGAAAATAAAAACAGTTATACATGAGCAAAATTGTGTTATGGGAAAGGTTAACAGGTTCTTATGCGGAAAAGTAACTAAAATTGCCACGTCTTTTAGGGAAGTAAAGGGAATTAGTGAAAAATATTATGACAAGGTTGTGTTAACCGGAAATCCTGTACGTCCTGCAATAAAAGCATTGCGTGAGATTCCTTATCCTGACCCCGATGACGGAGAAACCATACACATACTGGTAACAGGCGGTTCGCAGGGGGCTAGTATATTCAGTGAGGTTGTGCCGCAGGCTGTTTGTAATCTGCCCGAAGAGTTGCGGCACAAGATACGTATAGATCAGCAATGCAGGCATGAAGACTTAGACCGTGTAAAAAAAATTTATGACGAGGCAGGTATAAGTGCCGACCTTGCAACTTTTTTTGAAGATATACCGGCAAGAATAAGCTCGTCACATCTTATAATTGCAAGAGCGGGAGCTTCAACCGTGTCGGAAATTACCGTTGCAGGTCGTCCGTCAATTTTAGTCCCGTATAAATTCGCTACAGACGATCACCAGACCGTAAACGCTATGGCACTGGCGAAAAAAGAAGCGGCAATTCTTATTAGTCAGGACGATTTTACACAAGAGGAGCTGAGTAAAACGCTAAAATCATTATTGAGCAATCCTGAAAAATTAATAAGTATGGCAAAAAATTCATATAGTATGGGCAAAACCGATGCGGTAGAAAAATTGATGGATTGTTTGTAA
- a CDS encoding UDP-N-acetylmuramoyl-L-alanine--D-glutamate ligase, whose amino-acid sequence MINLDFVKGKKVVVFGLGKAGMSSVKALAFGGAFVIASDDSKESKAALKNGNIPNVLVEDVESIDWNGVDFMVLSPGVPFTHPRPHKVVKLAQNAGCEIICDIELLYRANPKSKFIGITGTNGKSTTTALIGHILRSAGINCAVGGNIGIAALDLENLGSDGVYVIEMSSYQLDLINKTKFDISVWLNITPDHLDRHGGIEGYIIAKKNIFTNQGEGDLAVIGVDDSFSVNVFEGLKREAKISNIIPISVNDILEHGVSMKETLIIDGESARFGIELGELKKIQGKHNAQNICAAYVVAKHCGVTMEDFVQGVRSFDGLPHRMQYVREENGVVYINDSKATNADAASKALETFGNIYWILGGVPKSGGIESLQGYFPKIKHAYLIGEAQDEFAGTLQGKIEFTKCNDLKNAFIKAKKDAESCGEEQPVVLLSPACASFDQWSNFEERGDAFIAYVNG is encoded by the coding sequence ATGATTAATTTAGATTTTGTTAAGGGTAAAAAAGTAGTTGTTTTCGGCTTGGGCAAGGCAGGTATGTCATCTGTAAAAGCTCTTGCTTTTGGCGGTGCTTTTGTAATTGCATCTGATGATTCGAAAGAATCTAAGGCAGCTTTAAAAAATGGAAATATTCCCAATGTTTTAGTTGAAGATGTTGAGTCAATAGACTGGAATGGTGTGGATTTTATGGTGTTAAGTCCCGGAGTGCCGTTTACACACCCAAGGCCGCATAAAGTTGTAAAGCTTGCACAAAATGCAGGTTGTGAAATAATATGTGATATTGAGCTTTTATATCGTGCAAATCCAAAATCAAAATTTATAGGAATAACCGGAACTAACGGCAAATCCACAACCACGGCTCTGATAGGGCATATTTTAAGGAGTGCCGGAATTAACTGTGCTGTAGGGGGCAATATAGGGATTGCGGCGTTGGATTTGGAAAATCTGGGCAGTGACGGTGTATATGTAATAGAAATGTCGTCATATCAGCTTGACCTTATTAATAAAACTAAGTTCGATATTTCAGTATGGCTGAATATAACGCCCGACCATCTGGACAGGCATGGAGGAATTGAAGGTTATATAATAGCCAAGAAGAATATTTTTACAAATCAGGGTGAAGGAGATTTGGCTGTAATAGGTGTGGACGATTCTTTTTCCGTAAATGTTTTTGAAGGTTTAAAGAGGGAAGCAAAAATTTCAAATATAATACCTATTTCAGTTAATGACATACTAGAACACGGTGTAAGTATGAAAGAAACGCTGATAATAGACGGTGAGAGTGCTAGGTTCGGTATTGAACTTGGCGAATTGAAAAAAATACAAGGTAAACATAATGCACAAAATATCTGTGCAGCTTATGTTGTTGCCAAACATTGCGGTGTTACAATGGAAGATTTTGTACAGGGTGTAAGAAGCTTTGACGGACTGCCGCACAGAATGCAGTATGTCAGGGAAGAAAACGGCGTTGTTTATATTAATGACAGTAAAGCAACAAATGCCGATGCCGCATCTAAGGCACTGGAGACTTTCGGCAATATATACTGGATATTAGGAGGAGTGCCAAAGTCAGGAGGTATTGAATCCCTGCAAGGTTATTTCCCCAAGATAAAACACGCTTATTTGATAGGTGAGGCACAAGACGAATTTGCAGGCACATTACAAGGTAAGATTGAGTTTACAAAATGTAATGATTTAAAAAACGCTTTTATTAAAGCCAAAAAAGATGCAGAAAGTTGTGGCGAAGAACAACCGGTTGTGCTTTTATCACCTGCATGTGCATCTTTTGATCAGTGGTCTAATTTCGAAGAAAGAGGTGACGCATTTATTGCTTATGTTAATGGGTGA
- a CDS encoding farnesyl-diphosphate synthase, producing the protein MSDLDKVLQSVSDSLYEKMDLLLPEAGEGAQTRLYEAMRYSALSEGKRLRPFLTVTTANLFGVSTSSSLQLAAAIEFVHTYSLIHDDLPAMDDDDVRRGKPSCHVKFDEATAILAGDALLTFAFEILSDRSTHSSHAVRCELIKCMAKAAGANGMVGGQMVDLDSDQRKMSINEIINLQRLKTGELFAVSCEGGAILGNAPEHLRKLMKGYAHDIGLAFQITDDLLDAKAGDGSKKGDKKRIDKSSDKATFVSAMGVKKAKEQARILAEQAVRHLHTFGKQADLLRELAEYIVDREY; encoded by the coding sequence ATGTCGGATTTAGATAAGGTATTACAAAGTGTTTCTGATAGTCTTTATGAAAAGATGGATTTGCTTCTGCCCGAAGCAGGGGAGGGTGCACAAACCAGACTATATGAGGCAATGAGGTATTCTGCCTTATCCGAGGGTAAAAGGCTTAGACCTTTTTTGACGGTTACAACCGCAAATCTTTTTGGCGTTAGCACATCTTCTTCCCTACAGCTTGCGGCGGCAATTGAGTTTGTCCACACATATTCATTAATACATGACGATTTGCCTGCAATGGACGATGATGATGTAAGGCGAGGGAAGCCAAGCTGTCATGTTAAATTTGATGAAGCTACTGCTATTTTGGCGGGAGATGCTCTTTTAACATTTGCATTTGAAATACTTTCAGACCGTTCTACACATTCAAGCCATGCCGTAAGGTGTGAGTTGATAAAATGTATGGCAAAAGCGGCAGGGGCAAACGGTATGGTTGGGGGACAGATGGTTGATCTGGATTCCGATCAGCGTAAGATGAGTATTAATGAGATAATTAATTTACAAAGATTAAAGACGGGCGAGTTATTTGCGGTATCATGTGAAGGCGGTGCTATTCTTGGAAATGCACCTGAGCATTTAAGGAAATTGATGAAAGGTTATGCACATGATATCGGTCTGGCATTTCAGATTACTGATGATTTGCTAGATGCTAAAGCCGGTGACGGTTCTAAAAAGGGCGATAAGAAAAGAATCGATAAATCCTCCGATAAGGCTACTTTTGTTAGTGCCATGGGTGTTAAAAAGGCAAAAGAGCAAGCAAGGATATTGGCGGAACAGGCTGTAAGGCATCTTCATACATTCGGCAAACAAGCAGACCTTTTAAGGGAGCTTGCCGAATATATAGTAGATAGGGAGTATTAA
- a CDS encoding chorismate synthase, with protein sequence MATNSFGKLFTFTTWGESHGEAIGCVIDGVPPLIPLSEEDIQPFLDKRKPGQSRFTTQRKESDTVKILSGVFEGKTTGTPISLIIYNEDQRSKDYGDIKDKFRPGHADFTYMQKYGIRDYRGGGRSSARETAMRVAAGAVARKILGNSIKIRAALVQVGTEKINTENWDWNEVNNNPFFCPDKEAAKNWESYLDKIRKNGSSIGAIIEVQAEGVPAGWGAPLYNKLDSDLAAAFMTINAVKGVEIGEGMAVAELTGEENADEIRIDKQGNPQFLSNNAGGILGGISSGQPIIARFSVKPTSSILTPRKTIDQAGNEHEIITKGRHDPCVGIRAVPIGEAMMACVLADHKMIHKAQCG encoded by the coding sequence ATGGCTACAAACAGCTTCGGGAAGCTTTTTACTTTTACAACATGGGGTGAAAGTCACGGTGAAGCAATCGGTTGTGTTATAGACGGCGTTCCTCCTCTGATTCCTCTTTCGGAGGAGGATATACAGCCTTTTTTAGATAAAAGGAAACCCGGACAATCACGCTTTACCACCCAAAGAAAAGAAAGTGACACCGTAAAAATACTTTCAGGTGTTTTTGAAGGCAAAACCACAGGTACACCGATAAGCCTTATTATCTATAATGAAGACCAGCGTTCTAAAGACTATGGCGATATAAAAGATAAATTTCGTCCCGGACATGCTGATTTCACCTATATGCAAAAATATGGTATCCGTGACTATCGAGGCGGTGGGCGTTCCAGTGCAAGGGAAACCGCAATGCGTGTTGCAGCAGGTGCTGTAGCTCGTAAAATTTTAGGCAATTCCATAAAAATAAGAGCTGCATTAGTTCAAGTCGGGACTGAGAAAATCAATACGGAAAATTGGGACTGGAATGAAGTTAACAATAATCCTTTCTTCTGTCCCGATAAGGAAGCGGCTAAAAATTGGGAAAGTTACCTTGATAAAATAAGGAAAAACGGTTCTTCCATAGGTGCTATAATTGAGGTTCAGGCAGAAGGCGTACCTGCCGGTTGGGGAGCACCCCTTTATAATAAATTAGATTCTGATTTAGCTGCCGCATTTATGACAATAAACGCCGTAAAAGGCGTTGAGATTGGAGAGGGAATGGCTGTGGCAGAATTAACAGGCGAAGAAAACGCTGATGAGATAAGAATTGATAAACAAGGCAATCCGCAATTCCTGTCAAATAATGCAGGCGGTATATTAGGAGGAATTTCCAGCGGTCAGCCTATAATTGCCAGATTTAGCGTAAAACCTACAAGCTCGATTCTAACGCCAAGAAAAACAATTGATCAGGCAGGAAACGAACATGAAATAATCACCAAAGGTAGACACGATCCTTGCGTTGGCATTCGTGCGGTTCCTATCGGCGAGGCTATGATGGCGTGCGTACTTGCCGACCACAAGATGATTCACAAAGCCCAGTGTGGGTAA
- a CDS encoding universal stress protein UspA encodes MYKNILYPVDIAEEGSWKDSLPAAIEHSKALGAKLHVMAVVSDYGMSLVQQYFPKGSIDRVVDKTKEALHEFVDANIPDDIKVRNIVAKGSVYECIIKTAKTIDADLIIMSAHKPGLKDYLLGPNAAKVVRHSDRSVLVVRSKN; translated from the coding sequence ATGTATAAAAATATACTTTATCCCGTTGATATTGCCGAGGAAGGCTCGTGGAAAGATTCTTTGCCGGCGGCAATCGAACATTCAAAAGCACTTGGTGCAAAACTACATGTTATGGCAGTTGTGTCCGATTACGGAATGAGCCTTGTGCAGCAATATTTCCCTAAAGGTTCGATTGACAGGGTTGTAGATAAAACTAAAGAAGCGTTACATGAATTTGTTGATGCAAATATTCCTGATGATATAAAGGTAAGAAATATAGTCGCTAAAGGCTCCGTTTATGAATGTATTATTAAGACGGCAAAAACTATTGATGCCGATTTAATAATAATGTCGGCTCATAAACCCGGACTAAAAGACTATCTTCTAGGACCTAATGCTGCTAAAGTTGTCAGGCACTCCGACCGCTCGGTTTTGGTTGTGAGGAGTAAAAACTAA
- a CDS encoding putative addiction module antidote protein, which produces MTERKIYKDIETLKNPEVATAYLQKAIESFTKTGEAKTFLAALRKLTKAQGGMTALSRRTGINRQNLYRTFASTGNPKFKSLGTILRGLGYTLTIEPIKANEQIKQDIDSTIEKIIANTQIEEELA; this is translated from the coding sequence ATGACAGAACGAAAAATTTACAAGGACATTGAAACTTTGAAAAACCCTGAAGTAGCAACTGCTTATCTTCAAAAAGCCATAGAATCTTTTACAAAAACAGGAGAGGCAAAAACCTTCCTTGCAGCCCTTCGTAAGCTTACTAAAGCTCAGGGCGGTATGACCGCATTATCACGCAGAACAGGGATTAACAGACAAAATCTATATAGAACTTTTGCTTCTACCGGAAACCCGAAATTCAAATCATTAGGTACTATACTAAGAGGCTTAGGATATACCCTTACTATAGAACCTATCAAAGCTAATGAGCAGATTAAGCAGGATATCGACAGCACTATCGAGAAGATAATTGCAAATACTCAAATCGAAGAAGAATTAGCATAG
- the ftsW gene encoding putative lipid II flippase FtsW — MKFDRQNKNIFTGWWWTVDKLSLLAITMIILFGAVMVATTSPAIADRIGYDSFHFAKKQLMFLLGTFLIIVTVSFMPPIAIRRIATFGFLVSILLMVGVVLFGHEINGAKRWIFIAGQSLQPSEFMKPFFIIVIAWMLSEAKNRKGFKGFQISLILYALVAALLISQPDFGMFFVVTAVWGGQLFVGGLSIPLVISIVLAGLFVLLVAYFFFPHVAKRMDSYMFDSGGNYQVRKSLDAFDSGGLIGRGPGEGIVKQSLPDSHTDFIFAVIGEELGAITCIVIVCLYGFIVLRGLRRMMNEDDLFFVYAVSGLLMQFGLQAIINMGVALHLLPTKGMTLPFISYGGSSMFAIAIAMGMMLGLTKTRYGSVLKKKKLVWEDA; from the coding sequence ATGAAGTTTGACCGTCAAAATAAGAATATATTTACCGGTTGGTGGTGGACGGTTGATAAGTTATCCTTGCTTGCAATAACTATGATAATTCTTTTCGGTGCTGTGATGGTGGCTACTACAAGCCCTGCGATAGCCGACCGTATCGGCTATGATAGTTTTCACTTTGCAAAAAAACAGCTTATGTTCTTATTGGGAACATTCCTTATTATTGTGACGGTTTCTTTTATGCCTCCAATAGCAATAAGAAGGATTGCCACGTTCGGTTTTTTAGTAAGCATTTTGCTGATGGTGGGAGTGGTTTTGTTCGGGCATGAGATAAACGGTGCAAAACGCTGGATATTCATAGCGGGGCAATCGCTTCAGCCGTCCGAGTTTATGAAGCCTTTCTTTATAATCGTTATAGCTTGGATGCTATCGGAGGCTAAAAACAGAAAAGGTTTTAAAGGTTTTCAGATATCACTTATCTTATATGCACTGGTTGCGGCACTTCTTATAAGCCAGCCTGATTTCGGTATGTTCTTTGTGGTAACTGCCGTTTGGGGAGGGCAGCTTTTTGTAGGGGGGTTATCGATACCTCTTGTTATAAGCATAGTTCTTGCGGGGTTGTTTGTGCTACTTGTCGCATATTTCTTTTTTCCGCATGTGGCGAAGCGTATGGATAGCTATATGTTTGATAGCGGCGGGAATTATCAGGTAAGAAAGTCGCTGGACGCATTCGATAGCGGCGGTCTTATCGGCAGGGGACCGGGTGAGGGGATAGTAAAACAATCATTACCCGACTCGCATACTGATTTTATTTTTGCAGTAATAGGTGAGGAGTTGGGGGCAATTACCTGTATTGTAATAGTATGTTTATATGGATTTATCGTTCTGAGAGGTTTAAGAAGAATGATGAATGAGGACGATCTGTTCTTTGTTTATGCCGTATCGGGATTGCTGATGCAGTTCGGGTTGCAGGCTATAATAAATATGGGCGTAGCATTGCACTTGTTGCCTACAAAAGGCATGACACTGCCTTTTATCAGTTATGGTGGTTCCTCAATGTTCGCAATAGCTATCGCTATGGGAATGATGCTTGGGCTTACAAAAACAAGATACGGAAGTGTTTTGAAAAAGAAAAAACTAGTTTGGGAAGATGCTTAA
- a CDS encoding C4-dicarboxylate ABC transporter substrate-binding protein, producing MNRFFVLSLLSMAAFVVSMAISQVSNPAKASDKFITIGTGGVTGVYYPTGGAICRLVNRGRKDHGIRCSVESTGGSVYNLNALRDGGLDLAVAQSDWQYHAYNGTSIFADQGAFSTLRSVFSLHTEAFTIIVRKNSGINSIEDLIGRRVNVGNPGSGNRATMEVVMRAMGWTKEDFKVTAELKGSEQPQALCDNKIDVMIYNAGHPNGAVQEVATSCDVKIIPVQGPAIDRLVDKSPYYAYTTIPGGMYAGNDNSIRTFGVKATFVSTSKVDDEVIYQLVKAVFDNFDNFKTLHPVFVSLDPKRLITEGNSAPLHGGARRYFSERGLL from the coding sequence ATGAATCGATTTTTTGTACTAAGTCTATTATCAATGGCTGCGTTTGTAGTATCTATGGCGATCAGTCAGGTATCTAACCCCGCAAAAGCTTCTGATAAATTTATAACTATCGGTACAGGTGGTGTAACAGGTGTTTATTATCCTACGGGCGGAGCAATATGCCGTCTTGTAAACCGTGGTAGAAAAGATCATGGGATACGTTGCTCGGTTGAGTCAACGGGTGGTTCGGTCTATAACCTTAATGCTCTGAGAGATGGCGGTCTTGACTTGGCGGTAGCTCAGTCGGACTGGCAGTACCACGCATATAACGGAACCAGCATCTTTGCCGACCAAGGTGCGTTCAGTACCTTGCGTTCTGTTTTCTCATTGCACACGGAGGCTTTTACTATAATCGTGAGAAAAAATTCCGGTATCAATTCAATTGAGGATCTTATCGGCAGAAGGGTGAACGTAGGTAATCCAGGTTCGGGTAACAGGGCGACTATGGAAGTTGTTATGAGAGCTATGGGCTGGACAAAAGAGGATTTTAAAGTGACTGCCGAGCTGAAAGGTTCCGAGCAGCCGCAAGCCCTTTGTGATAACAAAATAGACGTAATGATATATAATGCCGGTCACCCGAACGGTGCGGTTCAGGAAGTTGCAACCTCGTGTGATGTTAAAATAATTCCGGTGCAAGGTCCTGCAATTGACCGTCTGGTAGATAAAAGCCCTTATTACGCATATACGACAATACCCGGTGGAATGTATGCAGGTAATGATAACAGCATAAGGACTTTCGGTGTTAAAGCTACTTTCGTATCTACAAGCAAAGTTGATGATGAAGTTATTTATCAACTTGTAAAAGCTGTGTTTGATAATTTTGATAACTTTAAAACACTTCATCCGGTTTTTGTAAGTCTTGATCCTAAGAGGCTGATAACAGAAGGTAATTCCGCTCCTTTACATGGAGGTGCAAGGCGTTATTTCAGCGAAAGAGGCTTGTTATAA
- a CDS encoding C4-dicarboxylate ABC transporter translates to MNNSASANVSKMTDSELQDLVIESDSGARRPSGLSAKILFFTALAWSLFQLWVASPIPYSDAVLSYNEFVGKYLFDFLLIQPFNSTESRYIHLAFALFLAYMSYPAFKKSPRGYIPAIDWGFALISITCVLYLYFNKGALADRSGAPTTYDVIIAALGMLMLLEAARRALGPPLVIIATIFLFYTFAGNAPFMPDLIAHKGQSISKVASHQWLSSEGVFGIAIGVSADFVFLFVLFGSLLEKAGAGNYFIKVAFSLLGHLKGGPAKAAVLASGMTGLISGSSIANVVTTGTFTVPLMRRVGFSREKAGAVEVAASVNGQIMPPVMGAAAFLMIEYVGIPYIEVVKAAFIPAIISYIALLYIVHLEALKADMKSLRKRRTSTFVQKIISYAIIVTSLIIISGAVYYGIGWVKDVFKDSAKYIIAIGVTAVYLGLLYYASKFPPLELDDPNETMSKLPETGPTVKTGLYYILPIVVLVWCLMVEKLSPGLSAFWATFFMIIIVVTQRPIAAFFRKSGEIKQGAIDGLVDLLDGLISGARNMTGIGIATAAAGIIVGVVSLTGVGQVLTELVERLAGGSFVLVLIYTAVICLILGMGLPTTANYIVVSSLMVPVVSELAKQNGIEIPLIAIHLFVFYFGIMADVTPPVGLASFAAAAVSGGDPIKTGVQAFVYSIRTVILPFIFIYNTDLLLIGVDSFLMGTIIFIKATIAMLVFAAATQGYFIIKSRLYESAILLVVAFAILRPGLWMDAITPPYEKQVVYKVDKAFNEAEVGQRIKLGVMGENNIGDPRPFAAFVDIEEEHKGLDRLREYGLVIRKEEGQVFVDDIVFNSQAEKDGFYFDYEITSLDVSQKQINRNWIYLVAMSVLFGVILMQRNRRSEIMSVDNN, encoded by the coding sequence ATGAATAATTCTGCAAGTGCTAACGTTTCAAAGATGACCGATTCGGAATTACAGGATCTGGTAATTGAAAGTGATAGCGGTGCAAGACGTCCGTCGGGCTTATCGGCTAAGATATTGTTCTTTACAGCACTTGCATGGTCATTGTTCCAACTATGGGTAGCCTCGCCAATCCCATATAGCGATGCAGTGCTTTCATATAATGAGTTTGTAGGAAAATATCTATTTGATTTCCTTCTGATACAACCCTTCAACAGCACCGAATCAAGATATATACATCTGGCATTTGCGTTATTCTTAGCATATATGTCATATCCTGCCTTTAAAAAGAGTCCGAGGGGATATATACCCGCTATTGATTGGGGGTTTGCATTAATTTCCATAACATGTGTTCTATATCTTTATTTTAATAAAGGTGCTTTGGCAGATAGATCGGGTGCACCGACAACTTATGATGTGATAATAGCGGCATTAGGCATGTTGATGCTGTTGGAGGCTGCAAGAAGGGCTTTAGGCCCTCCGCTTGTAATTATTGCGACAATATTCCTTTTCTATACTTTTGCCGGTAACGCCCCTTTTATGCCCGATCTGATAGCTCACAAGGGGCAAAGTATAAGTAAAGTGGCTTCGCATCAATGGCTCAGTTCTGAAGGGGTTTTCGGAATCGCTATAGGCGTATCGGCGGATTTTGTGTTCTTGTTCGTGTTGTTCGGTTCATTGCTGGAGAAGGCGGGAGCCGGAAACTATTTTATTAAGGTGGCATTTTCATTGTTAGGACACCTCAAAGGGGGGCCTGCAAAGGCTGCCGTGCTTGCTTCCGGCATGACGGGTCTTATCTCCGGTTCTTCAATAGCCAATGTGGTAACTACAGGCACTTTTACGGTTCCCCTTATGAGAAGAGTCGGATTTTCAAGGGAGAAGGCGGGAGCCGTTGAAGTTGCCGCTTCCGTAAACGGTCAGATAATGCCTCCTGTTATGGGAGCCGCTGCTTTTCTTATGATAGAATATGTAGGTATTCCTTATATTGAAGTTGTTAAGGCGGCTTTCATTCCGGCAATAATTTCATATATAGCATTGTTATATATTGTTCACCTTGAAGCTTTAAAGGCTGATATGAAGTCCTTGAGAAAACGTAGAACTTCAACCTTTGTGCAAAAAATAATATCCTATGCCATAATTGTAACCAGCCTGATTATTATATCAGGTGCTGTTTATTACGGTATCGGCTGGGTGAAAGATGTTTTTAAAGATAGTGCAAAATACATAATAGCCATTGGTGTTACTGCCGTATATCTGGGGTTGTTATATTATGCATCTAAATTCCCGCCTTTGGAACTGGACGATCCGAATGAAACTATGTCAAAGTTACCTGAAACCGGACCGACCGTTAAAACAGGGCTTTATTATATATTGCCGATAGTCGTTCTGGTCTGGTGTTTGATGGTGGAGAAATTATCTCCCGGACTTTCGGCATTTTGGGCTACGTTCTTTATGATAATTATTGTGGTGACTCAAAGACCGATAGCCGCATTTTTCAGAAAGTCAGGTGAGATAAAACAAGGGGCGATAGATGGTCTTGTCGACCTGCTTGACGGTCTTATATCGGGTGCAAGAAATATGACCGGAATCGGTATTGCCACTGCGGCAGCGGGTATTATTGTCGGTGTGGTATCGTTGACGGGAGTAGGACAGGTTCTTACCGAGCTTGTAGAGCGTCTTGCCGGAGGCTCGTTCGTGCTTGTGCTTATCTATACGGCGGTCATATGTCTTATACTTGGAATGGGACTGCCGACAACCGCTAACTATATTGTTGTTTCCAGCCTTATGGTTCCAGTTGTGAGTGAGCTTGCCAAACAAAACGGTATAGAGATACCGCTGATAGCTATCCACCTGTTCGTATTTTATTTTGGTATTATGGCAGATGTTACGCCGCCTGTGGGGCTTGCTTCATTTGCTGCGGCGGCAGTTTCAGGGGGTGATCCGATCAAAACCGGTGTTCAGGCTTTCGTATATAGTATTCGTACCGTAATTTTGCCTTTCATCTTTATATATAATACCGACCTGTTGCTAATCGGTGTCGATAGTTTCTTGATGGGGACTATAATATTTATAAAGGCGACAATAGCTATGTTGGTATTTGCAGCAGCAACGCAAGGTTATTTTATTATTAAGAGCAGGCTGTATGAATCGGCTATTCTTTTGGTGGTTGCATTTGCTATTTTACGTCCGGGACTCTGGATGGATGCTATAACACCTCCTTATGAGAAACAGGTTGTTTATAAGGTGGATAAAGCTTTTAATGAAGCAGAAGTCGGGCAGCGTATAAAGCTGGGTGTGATGGGAGAGAATAATATCGGTGACCCAAGACCTTTTGCGGCATTTGTCGATATAGAAGAAGAACATAAAGGTCTGGATCGCTTGCGGGAATACGGACTTGTTATAAGAAAAGAAGAAGGGCAGGTTTTTGTCGATGATATCGTTTTTAATAGTCAGGCGGAAAAAGACGGGTTTTATTTTGATTACGAAATTACCTCTTTAGATGTCTCTCAAAAACAAATCAACAGAAATTGGATATATTTAGTTGCTATGAGTGTGCTTTTTGGTGTAATTCTAATGCAAAGAAACAGACGCAGTGAGATAATGAGCGTCGATAATAATTAA